A single region of the Streptomyces virginiae genome encodes:
- a CDS encoding PucR family transcriptional regulator, with protein sequence MAPLGGVKNTSRLTGERTVERTAAEEYLAGYRKILLDACATGRRLTRDEIEERRAEGVQAAEAGLALRELFRAHLAEARTVQGALPARSRDQLLTVVEQAVDAFAEGYERAQRLAVRQEEAARREFIDDLLYGGSDLGRLAERAERFGLRLSQAHAVAVAIGPEPYGDGYPVARGIETAVLARFGDQSTLLTTKDGRLICVAPGDKPDVLAFFAKQAYAATDGGRVAVGRSHPGPGGVVHSYQEALNALDLADRMALDDPVLHAADLLVYPVLARDRQAMADLVESTLGPLQQARGGAQPLIDTLTAYFDSGCVAVEAARRLSLSVRALTYRLERIQTLTHIDPGEPSHRYTLQTAVIGARLLGWPAQE encoded by the coding sequence ATGGCACCCTTGGGCGGAGTCAAGAACACGTCAAGACTCACGGGGGAGCGCACGGTGGAGCGGACGGCTGCGGAGGAGTATCTGGCGGGATACAGAAAGATCCTGCTGGACGCCTGTGCCACCGGCCGACGGCTCACCCGGGACGAGATCGAAGAGCGGCGGGCCGAGGGTGTGCAGGCGGCCGAAGCCGGCCTTGCGCTGCGAGAACTCTTCCGCGCCCACCTCGCCGAGGCGCGAACGGTGCAGGGTGCGCTGCCCGCCAGGAGCCGCGATCAGTTGCTGACCGTCGTCGAGCAGGCCGTCGACGCGTTCGCCGAAGGATATGAGCGGGCCCAAAGGCTCGCGGTGCGACAAGAGGAAGCCGCGCGGCGGGAGTTCATCGACGACCTCCTTTACGGCGGCAGCGACTTGGGCCGCCTCGCCGAACGCGCTGAGAGGTTCGGGCTGCGACTGTCACAGGCCCACGCGGTGGCGGTGGCCATCGGCCCGGAGCCGTACGGTGACGGCTATCCGGTCGCGCGCGGCATCGAGACCGCCGTCCTGGCCCGGTTCGGCGACCAGAGCACGCTCCTCACCACCAAGGACGGACGGCTCATCTGCGTGGCCCCGGGAGACAAGCCGGATGTTCTGGCGTTCTTCGCAAAGCAGGCGTACGCCGCAACAGACGGCGGCCGGGTTGCCGTCGGCCGCTCCCATCCAGGACCCGGTGGCGTCGTCCACTCCTATCAAGAGGCGCTGAACGCCCTCGACCTGGCGGACCGCATGGCACTGGATGACCCGGTGCTGCATGCCGCCGATCTGTTGGTCTACCCGGTGCTGGCGCGGGACCGGCAGGCCATGGCCGATCTGGTGGAGAGTACGCTCGGCCCGCTTCAGCAGGCTCGGGGTGGTGCGCAGCCCCTGATCGACACCCTCACCGCCTACTTCGACAGCGGCTGCGTGGCGGTGGAGGCAGCCCGCAGACTCTCCCTCAGTGTGCGCGCCCTGACGTATCGTCTCGAGCGCATCCAGACCCTGACGCACATCGACCCGGGTGAGCCGTCTCACCGCTACACCCTCCAGACGGCCGTCATCGGAGCAAGACTGCTGGGGTGGCCGGCGCAGGAGTGA
- a CDS encoding CBS domain-containing protein — protein sequence MRARDLAEPYPFVTTDDDAMDAARMLAQHSLPALLVLDSDGQPYAIVPGSQLIRQVLPTCIAEDHLLAPFAG from the coding sequence ATGCGCGCACGAGATCTTGCCGAGCCCTACCCCTTCGTCACCACGGACGACGACGCGATGGACGCGGCCCGCATGCTGGCCCAGCACTCGCTGCCCGCTCTCTTGGTCCTCGACTCCGATGGTCAGCCGTACGCCATCGTCCCCGGCTCCCAGCTCATCCGGCAGGTCCTCCCCACCTGCATAGCCGAGGACCACTTGCTTGCTCCCTTTGCCGGGTAA
- a CDS encoding NAD-binding protein: MVVCGDDGLAHRLAAELEGVYREHVTLVAPPSGAPQAGTRDGEGRELARRFLGWVPTARSRPAPSPANHSAPQGIRFFEATEPDEEVLIAAGVVSAAALALVYEDDETNVRAALVARRLNPRLRLVIRLYNRKLGQHLEQLLDQAAIVAEPGIDLRELDSSTTVLSDADTAAPALAATAVAGTSKVVQADGLLLRAVERTPPGRGQVADPGLCTLALLSATTSDPAGSEGSEASGSEGPQLLPDDSAVAAATGRGIIALETVTHEGPVPAARRLSRTAPPMGSIFSKRLRWSLAGLVAAVGALTVAAWWVTGDHPLHAAYMILLDIFAINDPAVDDQTGRQILQILAGLTGMLLLPILVAAALEALGSFRNAGALRRPPRGLTGHVVLLGLGKIGTRVLARLRELHIPVVCVEANPDARGVALARALRVPVVLGDVTEEGVLETARIHKAQALLALTSSDTTNLEAVLYARSVRSDVRVALRLYDDDFATAVYRTLRTAHPEALTRSRSVTHLAAPAFAGAMMGRQILGAIPVERRVLVFAAVEVTGHRELEGRTVAEAFRPGAWRVIALDTAAPEDRRPDLASTPDGDRDSFPGLVWDLHPGYVLKAQDRVVIAATRRGLAELLGRRSSPVTGT; encoded by the coding sequence ATGGTGGTCTGCGGCGACGACGGGCTGGCCCACCGGCTGGCCGCGGAGCTCGAGGGCGTCTACCGCGAGCACGTGACACTCGTGGCCCCGCCGAGCGGTGCCCCGCAGGCCGGCACCCGTGACGGGGAGGGCCGCGAGCTCGCACGGCGCTTCCTCGGGTGGGTTCCGACTGCCCGCAGCCGACCCGCCCCGTCCCCGGCCAACCACTCGGCCCCGCAGGGCATCCGGTTCTTCGAGGCGACGGAACCGGACGAAGAAGTACTGATCGCGGCCGGCGTGGTGAGCGCCGCCGCCCTCGCACTCGTCTACGAGGACGACGAGACCAACGTGCGAGCCGCACTGGTGGCGCGTCGGCTCAACCCCAGGCTGCGACTGGTGATCCGGCTGTACAACCGCAAGCTGGGCCAGCATCTGGAACAACTGCTGGACCAGGCGGCGATCGTCGCGGAGCCCGGTATCGACCTGCGGGAACTGGACTCGTCGACCACCGTGCTGTCGGACGCCGACACAGCTGCACCCGCCCTCGCCGCGACAGCCGTCGCGGGGACCAGCAAGGTGGTGCAGGCGGACGGACTGCTGCTGCGTGCCGTGGAACGCACACCGCCGGGCCGAGGACAGGTAGCCGATCCGGGCCTGTGCACCCTGGCGTTGCTGTCCGCCACCACGAGCGACCCCGCGGGCAGCGAAGGCTCGGAAGCCAGCGGGAGTGAAGGACCCCAGCTACTCCCCGACGACAGCGCGGTGGCCGCAGCGACCGGCCGCGGCATCATCGCGCTGGAGACCGTCACCCACGAAGGGCCCGTGCCGGCCGCGCGTCGGCTGAGCAGGACGGCACCTCCCATGGGATCGATCTTCTCCAAGCGGCTTCGCTGGTCGCTGGCCGGACTCGTGGCGGCCGTCGGCGCCCTGACCGTCGCGGCGTGGTGGGTCACCGGAGACCATCCCCTGCACGCCGCCTACATGATCCTGCTGGACATCTTCGCGATCAACGATCCTGCCGTCGACGACCAAACCGGTAGGCAGATCCTCCAAATCCTCGCCGGTCTGACCGGAATGCTGCTCCTTCCGATCCTCGTGGCGGCAGCCCTGGAGGCACTCGGCTCCTTCCGCAACGCGGGTGCGCTCCGGCGTCCGCCCCGGGGCCTGACGGGGCACGTGGTCCTCCTCGGGCTGGGCAAGATCGGAACACGGGTCCTGGCCCGGCTGCGCGAACTACACATCCCCGTGGTGTGCGTCGAAGCGAACCCGGACGCACGCGGAGTCGCCCTCGCCCGTGCCCTGCGCGTACCGGTAGTCCTGGGGGATGTCACCGAGGAAGGGGTCCTGGAGACCGCCCGCATCCACAAGGCCCAGGCTCTGCTAGCCCTGACCAGCTCCGACACCACCAACCTCGAAGCCGTGCTGTACGCCCGGTCCGTACGGTCCGACGTACGCGTGGCTCTGCGCCTTTACGACGACGACTTCGCGACCGCCGTGTACCGCACCCTTCGCACCGCGCACCCCGAAGCCCTCACCCGCAGCCGCAGCGTCACCCACCTCGCGGCGCCCGCCTTCGCCGGAGCGATGATGGGTCGGCAGATCCTGGGGGCCATACCCGTGGAACGCCGCGTCCTGGTGTTCGCCGCGGTGGAGGTGACCGGCCACCGAGAGCTCGAAGGAAGGACTGTCGCGGAAGCCTTCCGGCCGGGGGCCTGGCGCGTCATCGCCCTCGACACCGCGGCTCCCGAGGATCGGCGCCCGGACCTGGCATCGACGCCGGACGGTGACCGCGACTCCTTCCCGGGCCTCGTCTGGGATCTCCACCCCGGCTACGTCCTCAAGGCTCAGGACCGGGTGGTGATCGCAGCCACCCGACGCGGTCTCGCGGAACTCCTCGGACGCCGGAGCAGCCCGGTGACGGGCACATGA